One region of Mangifera indica cultivar Alphonso chromosome 3, CATAS_Mindica_2.1, whole genome shotgun sequence genomic DNA includes:
- the LOC123212479 gene encoding nuclear transcription factor Y subunit B-1-like has protein sequence MGDNIGATADDGGIKEQDRLLPIANVGRIMKQILPPNAKISREAKETMQECVSEFISFITSEASEKCKKERRKTVNGDDICWAMGTLGFDDYAGPLKRYLYRYREIEGDRANNQQEKGSQSNINTEDQKEEPPSYGSDHHHQLNHQPRSFSSNSRPY, from the coding sequence ATGGGAGATAATATTGGAGCAACTGCTGATGATGGAGGTATCAAGGAGCAAGACCGGCTGTTGCCAATAGCAAACGTGGGGAGAATCATGAAGCAGATTTTGCCACCAAACGCGAAAATCTCAAGGGAAGCTAAAGAAACGATGCAAGAATGTGTTTCAGAGTTCATAAGTTTCATCACCAGTGAAGCTTCGGAGAAGTGCAAAAAGGAAAGGAGGAAGACAGTGAATGGAGATGATATTTGCTGGGCTATGGGAACGCTAGGGTTTGATGACTATGCAGGGCCATTGAAAAGGTATTTGTATAGGTATAGGGAAATAGAAGGAGATAGAGCAAATAATCAGCAGGAGAAGGGCTCTCAGAGTAATATCAATACTGAAGATCAAAAGGAAGAACCACCTTCATATGGAAGTGATCATCATCACCAACTAAATCATCAGCCTAGGAGTTTTAGTTCTAACTCAAGGCCATATTAA